One genomic window of Tribolium castaneum strain GA2 chromosome 10, icTriCast1.1, whole genome shotgun sequence includes the following:
- the LOC661025 gene encoding nuclear protein MDM1 isoform X4: protein MIGSFWNLCRACPSMPVDKLHSEYRSTYRWHEYTGPRQEVVRRPPQPNAAPNAGDTQHSSKEDEVHNELPKLEPAMPRRKKYPDLAYRHHEFLISDGEITANGVCNTEPRARGRETGLLRKAISKISTEYRLQFAWPQGHTSRRDAVDSSAPRKSQSMGALKPATNAMVHKKRIDLENKDASELEPLVDERNTREDKTHIFKDEFNSEYKKNFRPFSQYEYSEGRFTKRGAPVDDTDNSAGQNSLPPQCEKNDSWYREVVELRKKAGEYKHRGWGSELAPDRLSDIYNKQVELWDQVSRRSSLSALSLASMTHKSYTKEEKEVDNNNKTSPSKAARNAENSARIVRDMIRHHLERTTGGSEFDGLILSPTREKLEPTIPRKDDDSRSSQKNSPKKHSPMKSSSLKRHNQKAPKSGPKNLRSQSVGPVTDTTEKRSPKRQSRSATVKERKSSANQASIKRPRPSSLNTTVSSRSKHSSVPSKTEDDRLAKANSKSNTKQKLGTKQLEKGNSGADPPKTEANEEVKNAPVEAPEIIDYEPVVKSPPEPTRVKSPEQILMRSPDPVNWTVPLDTGKTFTVTQNVREGDMSSRPHSEVKAWTPPDVPLPIAQSAPPTLDQNKEQGMDLAVKA from the exons ATGATTGGCTCATTCTGGAACTTGTGCAGAGCTTGCCCGTCGATGCCTGTCGATAAG CTGCACTCCGAGTACCGGAGTACTTACCGATGGCACGAGTACACGGGGCCCAGGCAGGAGGTCGTGCGGAGGCCACCGCAGCCCAACGCCGCTCCGAACGCCG GCGACACTCAGCACTCCTCCAAGGAGGATGAGGTGCATAATGAGC TGCCCAAGCTGGAACCGGCGATGCCTAGGAGGAAGAAGTATCCCGACTTGGCCTACCGCCACCACGAGTTTCTGATCAGTGATGGCGAAATCACCGCGAATGGGGTGTGCAACACGGAACCTAGGGCTCGG GGACGCGAAACTGGGCTTCTCCGGAAGgccatttcaaaaattagcaCTGAATACAGACTGCAATTCGCTTGGCCTCAGGGCCATACTTCACGTAGAGATGCCGTCGATTCCTCGGCACCTCGCAAATCCCAATCGATGGGAGCGCTAAAACCGGCCACCAATGCAATGGTGCACAAAAAACGCATCGATTTGGAAAATAAGGATG CCAGTGAACTCGAACCATTAGTCGATGAAAGAAACACACGTGAAGACAAGACTCACATATTCAAGGATGAATTCAATTCCGAATACAAGAAGAACTTCAGACCTTTCTCCCAGTATGAATACTCGGAAGGACGCTTCACCAAACGGGGAGCTCCCGTCGATGACACCGATAACTCGGCCGGACAAAACTCGCTACCGCCTCAATGCGAGAAGAACGACTCTTGGTACAGGGAAGTCGTCGAATTGCGAAAAAAGGCAGGAGAATATAAG CACCGCGGTTGGGGTAGTGAACTTGCTCCAGATAGGCTTTCTGATATATACAATAAGCAAGTTGAACTTTGGGATCAAGTTTCACGGAGAAGTTCTCTATCAGCCTTATCTCTCGCTTCCATGACACACAAGTCTTATACAAAAGAAGAGAAGGAAGTAGATAATAACAACAAGACTTCTCCATCGAAAGCGGCTCGCAATGCTGAAAACTCAGCTCGAATTGTACGAGATATGATCAGACATCATTTAGAACGAACAACTGGTGGTTCAG AATTTGACGGTTTGATTCTGTCGCCGACTAGAGAGAAACTCGAACCGACTATACCACGCAAAGATGATGATTCGAGAAGTTCGCAAAAGAACAGCCCCAAGAAACACTCGCCGATGAAATCATCATCTTTGAAGCGACATAACCAGAAAGCCCCCAAAAGCGGTCCTAAGAACC TACGTTCCCAGTCTGTTGGTCCTGTGACTGATACGACTGAAAAACGGTCACCAAAGCGCCAGTCACGGTCTGCCACCGTCAAAGAGCGAAAATCTTCGGCAAATCAAGCTAGCATCAAAAGACCTCGACCTT CATCCTTGAACACTACTGTCTCATCCCGATCTAAACATAGCTCGGTACCCTCTAAAACCGAAGACGACAGATTGGCCAAAGCTAATTCAAAATCTAACACTAAGCAAAAACTAGGCACTAAACAGTTAGAAAAAGGAAATTCTGGAG CCGACCCACCCAAGACCGAAGCTAACGAAGAAGTGAAGAACGCCCCAGTCGAAGCACCCGAAATAATCGATTACGAGCCGGTGGTAAAGTCGCCGCCGGAACCGACTAGGGTGAAATCTCCCGAACAAATTCTGATGCGTTCCCCGGATCCTGTCAACTGGACTGTGCCACTCGACACCGGAAAAACTTTTACTGTCACACAAAACGTCAGGGAGG GGGATATGAGTAGTCGACCCCATAGCGAAGTGAAAGCCTGGACTCCCCCAGACGTGCCCCTTCCCATCGCCCAGTCTGCTCCTCCGACTCTTGATCAAAATAAGGAACAAG GTATGGATTTAGCAGTGAAAGCATGA
- the LOC661025 gene encoding nuclear protein MDM1 isoform X1, translating to MIGSFWNLCRACPSMPVDKLHSEYRSTYRWHEYTGPRQEVVRRPPQPNAAPNAGDTQHSSKEDEVHNELPKLEPAMPRRKKYPDLAYRHHEFLISDGEITANGVCNTEPRARSEERGAHWRPSRRSKSEGPRGGGGHGDGMRERERRRESDPDLENMGRETGLLRKAISKISTEYRLQFAWPQGHTSRRDAVDSSAPRKSQSMGALKPATNAMVHKKRIDLENKDASELEPLVDERNTREDKTHIFKDEFNSEYKKNFRPFSQYEYSEGRFTKRGAPVDDTDNSAGQNSLPPQCEKNDSWYREVVELRKKAGEYKHRGWGSELAPDRLSDIYNKQVELWDQVSRRSSLSALSLASMTHKSYTKEEKEVDNNNKTSPSKAARNAENSARIVRDMIRHHLERTTGGSEFDGLILSPTREKLEPTIPRKDDDSRSSQKNSPKKHSPMKSSSLKRHNQKAPKSGPKNLRSQSVGPVTDTTEKRSPKRQSRSATVKERKSSANQASIKRPRPSSLNTTVSSRSKHSSVPSKTEDDRLAKANSKSNTKQKLGTKQLEKGNSGADPPKTEANEEVKNAPVEAPEIIDYEPVVKSPPEPTRVKSPEQILMRSPDPVNWTVPLDTGKTFTVTQNVREGDMSSRPHSEVKAWTPPDVPLPIAQSAPPTLDQNKEQGMDLAVKA from the exons ATGATTGGCTCATTCTGGAACTTGTGCAGAGCTTGCCCGTCGATGCCTGTCGATAAG CTGCACTCCGAGTACCGGAGTACTTACCGATGGCACGAGTACACGGGGCCCAGGCAGGAGGTCGTGCGGAGGCCACCGCAGCCCAACGCCGCTCCGAACGCCG GCGACACTCAGCACTCCTCCAAGGAGGATGAGGTGCATAATGAGC TGCCCAAGCTGGAACCGGCGATGCCTAGGAGGAAGAAGTATCCCGACTTGGCCTACCGCCACCACGAGTTTCTGATCAGTGATGGCGAAATCACCGCGAATGGGGTGTGCAACACGGAACCTAGGGCTCGG tCGGAGGAGCGTGGGGCGCACTGGAGGCCTTCCCGGCGGAGCAAGTCGGAGGGACCGCGTGGCGGCGGCGGCCACGGGGACGGCATGCGGGAGCGGGAGCGGCGTAGGGAATCGGACCCGGATTTGGAGAACATG GGACGCGAAACTGGGCTTCTCCGGAAGgccatttcaaaaattagcaCTGAATACAGACTGCAATTCGCTTGGCCTCAGGGCCATACTTCACGTAGAGATGCCGTCGATTCCTCGGCACCTCGCAAATCCCAATCGATGGGAGCGCTAAAACCGGCCACCAATGCAATGGTGCACAAAAAACGCATCGATTTGGAAAATAAGGATG CCAGTGAACTCGAACCATTAGTCGATGAAAGAAACACACGTGAAGACAAGACTCACATATTCAAGGATGAATTCAATTCCGAATACAAGAAGAACTTCAGACCTTTCTCCCAGTATGAATACTCGGAAGGACGCTTCACCAAACGGGGAGCTCCCGTCGATGACACCGATAACTCGGCCGGACAAAACTCGCTACCGCCTCAATGCGAGAAGAACGACTCTTGGTACAGGGAAGTCGTCGAATTGCGAAAAAAGGCAGGAGAATATAAG CACCGCGGTTGGGGTAGTGAACTTGCTCCAGATAGGCTTTCTGATATATACAATAAGCAAGTTGAACTTTGGGATCAAGTTTCACGGAGAAGTTCTCTATCAGCCTTATCTCTCGCTTCCATGACACACAAGTCTTATACAAAAGAAGAGAAGGAAGTAGATAATAACAACAAGACTTCTCCATCGAAAGCGGCTCGCAATGCTGAAAACTCAGCTCGAATTGTACGAGATATGATCAGACATCATTTAGAACGAACAACTGGTGGTTCAG AATTTGACGGTTTGATTCTGTCGCCGACTAGAGAGAAACTCGAACCGACTATACCACGCAAAGATGATGATTCGAGAAGTTCGCAAAAGAACAGCCCCAAGAAACACTCGCCGATGAAATCATCATCTTTGAAGCGACATAACCAGAAAGCCCCCAAAAGCGGTCCTAAGAACC TACGTTCCCAGTCTGTTGGTCCTGTGACTGATACGACTGAAAAACGGTCACCAAAGCGCCAGTCACGGTCTGCCACCGTCAAAGAGCGAAAATCTTCGGCAAATCAAGCTAGCATCAAAAGACCTCGACCTT CATCCTTGAACACTACTGTCTCATCCCGATCTAAACATAGCTCGGTACCCTCTAAAACCGAAGACGACAGATTGGCCAAAGCTAATTCAAAATCTAACACTAAGCAAAAACTAGGCACTAAACAGTTAGAAAAAGGAAATTCTGGAG CCGACCCACCCAAGACCGAAGCTAACGAAGAAGTGAAGAACGCCCCAGTCGAAGCACCCGAAATAATCGATTACGAGCCGGTGGTAAAGTCGCCGCCGGAACCGACTAGGGTGAAATCTCCCGAACAAATTCTGATGCGTTCCCCGGATCCTGTCAACTGGACTGTGCCACTCGACACCGGAAAAACTTTTACTGTCACACAAAACGTCAGGGAGG GGGATATGAGTAGTCGACCCCATAGCGAAGTGAAAGCCTGGACTCCCCCAGACGTGCCCCTTCCCATCGCCCAGTCTGCTCCTCCGACTCTTGATCAAAATAAGGAACAAG GTATGGATTTAGCAGTGAAAGCATGA
- the LOC661025 gene encoding nuclear protein MDM1 isoform X2 has protein sequence MIGSFWNLCRACPSMPVDKLHSEYRSTYRWHEYTGPRQEVVRRPPQPNAAPNAVPKLEPAMPRRKKYPDLAYRHHEFLISDGEITANGVCNTEPRARSEERGAHWRPSRRSKSEGPRGGGGHGDGMRERERRRESDPDLENMGRETGLLRKAISKISTEYRLQFAWPQGHTSRRDAVDSSAPRKSQSMGALKPATNAMVHKKRIDLENKDASELEPLVDERNTREDKTHIFKDEFNSEYKKNFRPFSQYEYSEGRFTKRGAPVDDTDNSAGQNSLPPQCEKNDSWYREVVELRKKAGEYKHRGWGSELAPDRLSDIYNKQVELWDQVSRRSSLSALSLASMTHKSYTKEEKEVDNNNKTSPSKAARNAENSARIVRDMIRHHLERTTGGSEFDGLILSPTREKLEPTIPRKDDDSRSSQKNSPKKHSPMKSSSLKRHNQKAPKSGPKNLRSQSVGPVTDTTEKRSPKRQSRSATVKERKSSANQASIKRPRPSSLNTTVSSRSKHSSVPSKTEDDRLAKANSKSNTKQKLGTKQLEKGNSGADPPKTEANEEVKNAPVEAPEIIDYEPVVKSPPEPTRVKSPEQILMRSPDPVNWTVPLDTGKTFTVTQNVREGDMSSRPHSEVKAWTPPDVPLPIAQSAPPTLDQNKEQGMDLAVKA, from the exons ATGATTGGCTCATTCTGGAACTTGTGCAGAGCTTGCCCGTCGATGCCTGTCGATAAG CTGCACTCCGAGTACCGGAGTACTTACCGATGGCACGAGTACACGGGGCCCAGGCAGGAGGTCGTGCGGAGGCCACCGCAGCCCAACGCCGCTCCGAACGCCG TGCCCAAGCTGGAACCGGCGATGCCTAGGAGGAAGAAGTATCCCGACTTGGCCTACCGCCACCACGAGTTTCTGATCAGTGATGGCGAAATCACCGCGAATGGGGTGTGCAACACGGAACCTAGGGCTCGG tCGGAGGAGCGTGGGGCGCACTGGAGGCCTTCCCGGCGGAGCAAGTCGGAGGGACCGCGTGGCGGCGGCGGCCACGGGGACGGCATGCGGGAGCGGGAGCGGCGTAGGGAATCGGACCCGGATTTGGAGAACATG GGACGCGAAACTGGGCTTCTCCGGAAGgccatttcaaaaattagcaCTGAATACAGACTGCAATTCGCTTGGCCTCAGGGCCATACTTCACGTAGAGATGCCGTCGATTCCTCGGCACCTCGCAAATCCCAATCGATGGGAGCGCTAAAACCGGCCACCAATGCAATGGTGCACAAAAAACGCATCGATTTGGAAAATAAGGATG CCAGTGAACTCGAACCATTAGTCGATGAAAGAAACACACGTGAAGACAAGACTCACATATTCAAGGATGAATTCAATTCCGAATACAAGAAGAACTTCAGACCTTTCTCCCAGTATGAATACTCGGAAGGACGCTTCACCAAACGGGGAGCTCCCGTCGATGACACCGATAACTCGGCCGGACAAAACTCGCTACCGCCTCAATGCGAGAAGAACGACTCTTGGTACAGGGAAGTCGTCGAATTGCGAAAAAAGGCAGGAGAATATAAG CACCGCGGTTGGGGTAGTGAACTTGCTCCAGATAGGCTTTCTGATATATACAATAAGCAAGTTGAACTTTGGGATCAAGTTTCACGGAGAAGTTCTCTATCAGCCTTATCTCTCGCTTCCATGACACACAAGTCTTATACAAAAGAAGAGAAGGAAGTAGATAATAACAACAAGACTTCTCCATCGAAAGCGGCTCGCAATGCTGAAAACTCAGCTCGAATTGTACGAGATATGATCAGACATCATTTAGAACGAACAACTGGTGGTTCAG AATTTGACGGTTTGATTCTGTCGCCGACTAGAGAGAAACTCGAACCGACTATACCACGCAAAGATGATGATTCGAGAAGTTCGCAAAAGAACAGCCCCAAGAAACACTCGCCGATGAAATCATCATCTTTGAAGCGACATAACCAGAAAGCCCCCAAAAGCGGTCCTAAGAACC TACGTTCCCAGTCTGTTGGTCCTGTGACTGATACGACTGAAAAACGGTCACCAAAGCGCCAGTCACGGTCTGCCACCGTCAAAGAGCGAAAATCTTCGGCAAATCAAGCTAGCATCAAAAGACCTCGACCTT CATCCTTGAACACTACTGTCTCATCCCGATCTAAACATAGCTCGGTACCCTCTAAAACCGAAGACGACAGATTGGCCAAAGCTAATTCAAAATCTAACACTAAGCAAAAACTAGGCACTAAACAGTTAGAAAAAGGAAATTCTGGAG CCGACCCACCCAAGACCGAAGCTAACGAAGAAGTGAAGAACGCCCCAGTCGAAGCACCCGAAATAATCGATTACGAGCCGGTGGTAAAGTCGCCGCCGGAACCGACTAGGGTGAAATCTCCCGAACAAATTCTGATGCGTTCCCCGGATCCTGTCAACTGGACTGTGCCACTCGACACCGGAAAAACTTTTACTGTCACACAAAACGTCAGGGAGG GGGATATGAGTAGTCGACCCCATAGCGAAGTGAAAGCCTGGACTCCCCCAGACGTGCCCCTTCCCATCGCCCAGTCTGCTCCTCCGACTCTTGATCAAAATAAGGAACAAG GTATGGATTTAGCAGTGAAAGCATGA
- the LOC661025 gene encoding nuclear protein MDM1 isoform X6 — MIGSFWNLCRACPSMPVDKLHSEYRSTYRWHEYTGPRQEVVRRPPQPNAAPNAGDTQHSSKEDEVHNELPKLEPAMPRRKKYPDLAYRHHEFLISDGEITANGVCNTEPRARSEERGAHWRPSRRSKSEGPRGGGGHGDGMRERERRRESDPDLENMDEFNSEYKKNFRPFSQYEYSEGRFTKRGAPVDDTDNSAGQNSLPPQCEKNDSWYREVVELRKKAGEYKHRGWGSELAPDRLSDIYNKQVELWDQVSRRSSLSALSLASMTHKSYTKEEKEVDNNNKTSPSKAARNAENSARIVRDMIRHHLERTTGGSEFDGLILSPTREKLEPTIPRKDDDSRSSQKNSPKKHSPMKSSSLKRHNQKAPKSGPKNLRSQSVGPVTDTTEKRSPKRQSRSATVKERKSSANQASIKRPRPSSLNTTVSSRSKHSSVPSKTEDDRLAKANSKSNTKQKLGTKQLEKGNSGADPPKTEANEEVKNAPVEAPEIIDYEPVVKSPPEPTRVKSPEQILMRSPDPVNWTVPLDTGKTFTVTQNVREGDMSSRPHSEVKAWTPPDVPLPIAQSAPPTLDQNKEQGMDLAVKA, encoded by the exons ATGATTGGCTCATTCTGGAACTTGTGCAGAGCTTGCCCGTCGATGCCTGTCGATAAG CTGCACTCCGAGTACCGGAGTACTTACCGATGGCACGAGTACACGGGGCCCAGGCAGGAGGTCGTGCGGAGGCCACCGCAGCCCAACGCCGCTCCGAACGCCG GCGACACTCAGCACTCCTCCAAGGAGGATGAGGTGCATAATGAGC TGCCCAAGCTGGAACCGGCGATGCCTAGGAGGAAGAAGTATCCCGACTTGGCCTACCGCCACCACGAGTTTCTGATCAGTGATGGCGAAATCACCGCGAATGGGGTGTGCAACACGGAACCTAGGGCTCGG tCGGAGGAGCGTGGGGCGCACTGGAGGCCTTCCCGGCGGAGCAAGTCGGAGGGACCGCGTGGCGGCGGCGGCCACGGGGACGGCATGCGGGAGCGGGAGCGGCGTAGGGAATCGGACCCGGATTTGGAGAACATG GATGAATTCAATTCCGAATACAAGAAGAACTTCAGACCTTTCTCCCAGTATGAATACTCGGAAGGACGCTTCACCAAACGGGGAGCTCCCGTCGATGACACCGATAACTCGGCCGGACAAAACTCGCTACCGCCTCAATGCGAGAAGAACGACTCTTGGTACAGGGAAGTCGTCGAATTGCGAAAAAAGGCAGGAGAATATAAG CACCGCGGTTGGGGTAGTGAACTTGCTCCAGATAGGCTTTCTGATATATACAATAAGCAAGTTGAACTTTGGGATCAAGTTTCACGGAGAAGTTCTCTATCAGCCTTATCTCTCGCTTCCATGACACACAAGTCTTATACAAAAGAAGAGAAGGAAGTAGATAATAACAACAAGACTTCTCCATCGAAAGCGGCTCGCAATGCTGAAAACTCAGCTCGAATTGTACGAGATATGATCAGACATCATTTAGAACGAACAACTGGTGGTTCAG AATTTGACGGTTTGATTCTGTCGCCGACTAGAGAGAAACTCGAACCGACTATACCACGCAAAGATGATGATTCGAGAAGTTCGCAAAAGAACAGCCCCAAGAAACACTCGCCGATGAAATCATCATCTTTGAAGCGACATAACCAGAAAGCCCCCAAAAGCGGTCCTAAGAACC TACGTTCCCAGTCTGTTGGTCCTGTGACTGATACGACTGAAAAACGGTCACCAAAGCGCCAGTCACGGTCTGCCACCGTCAAAGAGCGAAAATCTTCGGCAAATCAAGCTAGCATCAAAAGACCTCGACCTT CATCCTTGAACACTACTGTCTCATCCCGATCTAAACATAGCTCGGTACCCTCTAAAACCGAAGACGACAGATTGGCCAAAGCTAATTCAAAATCTAACACTAAGCAAAAACTAGGCACTAAACAGTTAGAAAAAGGAAATTCTGGAG CCGACCCACCCAAGACCGAAGCTAACGAAGAAGTGAAGAACGCCCCAGTCGAAGCACCCGAAATAATCGATTACGAGCCGGTGGTAAAGTCGCCGCCGGAACCGACTAGGGTGAAATCTCCCGAACAAATTCTGATGCGTTCCCCGGATCCTGTCAACTGGACTGTGCCACTCGACACCGGAAAAACTTTTACTGTCACACAAAACGTCAGGGAGG GGGATATGAGTAGTCGACCCCATAGCGAAGTGAAAGCCTGGACTCCCCCAGACGTGCCCCTTCCCATCGCCCAGTCTGCTCCTCCGACTCTTGATCAAAATAAGGAACAAG GTATGGATTTAGCAGTGAAAGCATGA
- the LOC661025 gene encoding uncharacterized protein LOC661025 isoform X3, with protein MIGSFWNLCRACPSMPVDKLHSEYRSTYRWHEYTGPRQEVVRRPPQPNAAPNAGDTQHSSKEDEVHNELPKLEPAMPRRKKYPDLAYRHHEFLISDGEITANGVCNTEPRARSEERGAHWRPSRRSKSEGPRGGGGHGDGMRERERRRESDPDLENMGRETGLLRKAISKISTEYRLQFAWPQGHTSRRDAVDSSAPRKSQSMGALKPATNAMVHKKRIDLENKDASELEPLVDERNTREDKTHIFKDEFNSEYKKNFRPFSQYEYSEGRFTKRGAPVDDTDNSAGQNSLPPQCEKNDSWYREVVELRKKAGEYKSYTKEEKEVDNNNKTSPSKAARNAENSARIVRDMIRHHLERTTGGSEFDGLILSPTREKLEPTIPRKDDDSRSSQKNSPKKHSPMKSSSLKRHNQKAPKSGPKNLRSQSVGPVTDTTEKRSPKRQSRSATVKERKSSANQASIKRPRPSSLNTTVSSRSKHSSVPSKTEDDRLAKANSKSNTKQKLGTKQLEKGNSGADPPKTEANEEVKNAPVEAPEIIDYEPVVKSPPEPTRVKSPEQILMRSPDPVNWTVPLDTGKTFTVTQNVREGDMSSRPHSEVKAWTPPDVPLPIAQSAPPTLDQNKEQGMDLAVKA; from the exons ATGATTGGCTCATTCTGGAACTTGTGCAGAGCTTGCCCGTCGATGCCTGTCGATAAG CTGCACTCCGAGTACCGGAGTACTTACCGATGGCACGAGTACACGGGGCCCAGGCAGGAGGTCGTGCGGAGGCCACCGCAGCCCAACGCCGCTCCGAACGCCG GCGACACTCAGCACTCCTCCAAGGAGGATGAGGTGCATAATGAGC TGCCCAAGCTGGAACCGGCGATGCCTAGGAGGAAGAAGTATCCCGACTTGGCCTACCGCCACCACGAGTTTCTGATCAGTGATGGCGAAATCACCGCGAATGGGGTGTGCAACACGGAACCTAGGGCTCGG tCGGAGGAGCGTGGGGCGCACTGGAGGCCTTCCCGGCGGAGCAAGTCGGAGGGACCGCGTGGCGGCGGCGGCCACGGGGACGGCATGCGGGAGCGGGAGCGGCGTAGGGAATCGGACCCGGATTTGGAGAACATG GGACGCGAAACTGGGCTTCTCCGGAAGgccatttcaaaaattagcaCTGAATACAGACTGCAATTCGCTTGGCCTCAGGGCCATACTTCACGTAGAGATGCCGTCGATTCCTCGGCACCTCGCAAATCCCAATCGATGGGAGCGCTAAAACCGGCCACCAATGCAATGGTGCACAAAAAACGCATCGATTTGGAAAATAAGGATG CCAGTGAACTCGAACCATTAGTCGATGAAAGAAACACACGTGAAGACAAGACTCACATATTCAAGGATGAATTCAATTCCGAATACAAGAAGAACTTCAGACCTTTCTCCCAGTATGAATACTCGGAAGGACGCTTCACCAAACGGGGAGCTCCCGTCGATGACACCGATAACTCGGCCGGACAAAACTCGCTACCGCCTCAATGCGAGAAGAACGACTCTTGGTACAGGGAAGTCGTCGAATTGCGAAAAAAGGCAGGAGAATATAAG TCTTATACAAAAGAAGAGAAGGAAGTAGATAATAACAACAAGACTTCTCCATCGAAAGCGGCTCGCAATGCTGAAAACTCAGCTCGAATTGTACGAGATATGATCAGACATCATTTAGAACGAACAACTGGTGGTTCAG AATTTGACGGTTTGATTCTGTCGCCGACTAGAGAGAAACTCGAACCGACTATACCACGCAAAGATGATGATTCGAGAAGTTCGCAAAAGAACAGCCCCAAGAAACACTCGCCGATGAAATCATCATCTTTGAAGCGACATAACCAGAAAGCCCCCAAAAGCGGTCCTAAGAACC TACGTTCCCAGTCTGTTGGTCCTGTGACTGATACGACTGAAAAACGGTCACCAAAGCGCCAGTCACGGTCTGCCACCGTCAAAGAGCGAAAATCTTCGGCAAATCAAGCTAGCATCAAAAGACCTCGACCTT CATCCTTGAACACTACTGTCTCATCCCGATCTAAACATAGCTCGGTACCCTCTAAAACCGAAGACGACAGATTGGCCAAAGCTAATTCAAAATCTAACACTAAGCAAAAACTAGGCACTAAACAGTTAGAAAAAGGAAATTCTGGAG CCGACCCACCCAAGACCGAAGCTAACGAAGAAGTGAAGAACGCCCCAGTCGAAGCACCCGAAATAATCGATTACGAGCCGGTGGTAAAGTCGCCGCCGGAACCGACTAGGGTGAAATCTCCCGAACAAATTCTGATGCGTTCCCCGGATCCTGTCAACTGGACTGTGCCACTCGACACCGGAAAAACTTTTACTGTCACACAAAACGTCAGGGAGG GGGATATGAGTAGTCGACCCCATAGCGAAGTGAAAGCCTGGACTCCCCCAGACGTGCCCCTTCCCATCGCCCAGTCTGCTCCTCCGACTCTTGATCAAAATAAGGAACAAG GTATGGATTTAGCAGTGAAAGCATGA